The nucleotide sequence TTCAACAGTAACGGAACGTTCTCTTTGTTTTAGACTGCTCAGGAAGATCCCTTCGGGCAACAACCGGGGGATCTCATCGAAGAGATGGACAATCTCCGGGCGACTGGTCTGGAGTCGCTGAACGATATCCATACGAGCCCGTAGATTAGCCAATTCTTTCTTGAGACTTTTTACCTCCGCAATCTTTTTATTGACTTCGGCGATTTCTCGATCGAGGAGGGTATTGCGACTTTCCTGGATCGCGATCTTATCTTCGATATAATAATGGGCATAACCAATACTCCCCGCCGCCACGATTAAGGCAAGGGCAAGGGTTGACATAAAGTCGCGTTGGCGTTCTTTGCGGTTGGCCTCACGCCAAGGCAGAAGA is from Gammaproteobacteria bacterium and encodes:
- a CDS encoding type IV pilus assembly protein PilN; translation: MPRINLLPWREANRKERQRDFMSTLALALIVAAGSIGYAHYYIEDKIAIQESRNTLLDREIAEVNKKIAEVKSLKKELANLRARMDIVQRLQTSRPEIVHLFDEIPRLLPEGIFLSSLKQRERSVTVEGSAQSNARVSTMMRNITASKWLTDPSLDVVQTSQQGNDRVSKFTLRARQTNPADNKEGGK